The genomic DNA TTGTAACGGAAAATAACAACAAATTTAATGCCTTccggcctgcctccggcggctggggctccgccccagaccccgtagctcctgcttcgcaggagatttcgcTGAGACTGGAGACgtaaacgactcgagcgaagcgagaggagccacggggtctggggcagagccccagccgccggaggcacacccaccccGTCTCAAAATGCAGAAGAtgtattatttttcacgAGGACTGTTTGATCTCGTCTTTGGTTTTTCGGCTTCCGAAGATCGAGCTGCCGACCCGGACGTTGGTTGAGCCCTGGGAAATGGCTTCGACGAAGTCGTTGCTCATGCCCATGCTCAGTTCGAGAGGACTACTCGTGCCGATGGCAGACTGAACTTGGGTTCGAATATCGACGAGTTTTTGGAAATCCTGGTTGGGTTCGCCGCTGGTGGAACTGGCAAGTGAGCCAATGGTCATTAGACCCTGTAGTTTGAGATGTGGACATTCTTTGATGATGTGTTGTGCTAAAGCAATGATCTCTTGAGGATCGAGCAGTCCGCttttctgttcttctcCACTGGTATTGATTTGTAGGAATACATTAATCGGATTGGCAGATTCAAGACTTGATCGTGCGTTATTCAGTTTATTGGCTTTAGAAACACTGTCCAGGGTCTCAATGGCATTCAGATTGGCAATTGGTCCTAACACTTTACATTTGTTGGTCTGCAACGAGCCAATGAAATGCCATTGGATATCTTTTGGTAGTGCCTCGACCTTGTCTGTCAGTTCCTGGACATAATTCTCGCCAAAATGTCTATGACCAGCGTCATATAAAACCTGGATATCCTCAGCAGGCTTATATTTCGACACCGCTACCAGCCGGGGCACTGGCACCCCGTGTTTCGCAGCCTCCTGCTCAATTCGAGCAACAACCGCTTTGTAGTTCGAAACAAGCTCTTCGGATCTTGTCACTGAAGCCATTGTTCTCCAACTTGCAATTCTAACTCTGTAATTACCACACGTGAAACGAACTCCACAACTCCACAGTCCAGTTCTCAGCATTGGAACATCAAAATCACCCGCTGATCTCGCTCCCTGAAATCAACTCTTCCAGGCCGGGTaactggaccctgcgtctcGTCTCAGGGGGTCATTCTAGGTCgggggtatgcctccggcggctggggctgcgccccagaccccactgctcctctcgctgcgctcgagtcgggcgttggGGTGCCAGCAGACTCCCGCGAAGCACGAGCaaaggggtctggggcagagccccagctgcccGCGAGGCCGATCAGGGTCCACttctctcctgcgaagcaggagcaaccagggtctggggcggagccccagccgccggaggcacaccccggCCCCAAAATCCCCGGTCACACCCTTAGGTCTTAGAGTGAGAAAGGTTTAGAGTTGAGATTAGGAGAGGTGTCTGCCGATATTACCCGTGGACAGTGTCGGGtgcaggtggtggtggttccCCGATAAATAAATTGCTTCAGGGCGTGGATGCGTTTAACGTGCATTCTCCGCGATCCACCGCATTTCACACGTACTTCTCTCAGCAGCGTTCGTTCAGTGGGTTTTGtgacctttttttttttggaaaaaagaataGCTTTTTGAAACGGTTGTTTGGCTTTTCTTCACGTGGTCATTGTATTTTGTGGAAGTGCGAAAATGGCGTCTGCTCAACCTGAAGCACGCGTCCAGCTTCCTGAGAAGACTGGTGTCTCCACGGCGGCCAGTGGTGCTGATGCCGGTGGGTCTGAAAAATCCCATATCGATCTCAAGGGTGTCGAGGAGATTCGTCCTGATTACGCAATCCAGATTTCTCTTACCAATTCCAAACCTAAAGATTTGGCCAATATCGAGAAACTGACTTCGGCCTTGGCTTCAGTTGGTCTTTATTCACAGGTCCGTCAGGGCAATCTTGGTAAATCTCTTATTCTTGTTAAAGCCAGTACTAAATCTGTTTCTGAAAGATCAGTTAAATCATTGGTCAAGGACTGGCTTCATGAGATTCCTACTCCTTCAATTGATAGTGCTCATACTGATGGGGCCTTGGAACTGTCTGAATCTCTTAGTCCTTCTGATAGATTAAGAATCATCTATGATGCTATTACCAATCCACCCGAAGACGGTGGTGCGGGAGTTCGTCCTCATTTGGGCGAATGGTCGTTTGTTGATAGTATTTTTGCCCTTCAGGATTCGGCATTGAACCGGGAATGGCTCAAACGTCTTTCTAAGCAATGGATCATTAGAGATAGCGAGCTGGATTTCATCCAGAAACAGTTCGGTGAGAAGATCGCGCTttattttggatttttaCAATTCTATTTCCTGTGGTCTCTTGTCCCAGCAGTTGTTGGTATTATCACTCAGAACTTTTTAGGTGCTTATTCAACTGTTTATGCTGTTATCAATCTTGTATGGGGACTTTCGTTTGTTGAAGCATGGAAACGACGTGAAGAACAATTATCAATTCGTTGGGGTGTTAAAGGAACAAGTGCTATTGAAGTTCGTAGACTGGAATTCCAGCCTGATAGTACTATTCCAGATCCTATTACTGGTGAGTTGCGTCCTTATTACGCCAGCTGGAAACGGATCTTGAAGCAAGTTTCGTTTATTCCATTTGCACTTACGTTTATCCTCGTGTTAGTTGCTTTCCAGTCGTCCGTATTTGTGATTGAGATTTTCCTCACTCAAATTTATAGTGGTCCTTTCAAGCAATTCCTTGCTTTTGTTCCCACTATTCTGCTTGCCGGATGTACTCCTCAAATTTCCGCCATTTATACATTTATTGCCAAGAAATTGAACGCTTTTGAGAATCACGAGACTGAAGAGTCGTATGAACTGGCCTATACTCAGAAgcaatttattttcaacttttttGTTTCCTACATGGGCCTCTTCTTGACTGCTTATGTCTATCTTCCTTTTGGTCACCTTATTATTCCTCACCTGGATTCGCTCCGTCAGCTTCTACATTTCCATGCTGGTCAGGAGATTCCTATTACTGACGCGTTCGAACTCAATAAACATAGACTCCACCAGCAAGTTATCTACTTTGCTATTACCGCCCAAGTTGTTTCTTTTGCAATGGAGACGGTTGTTCCCTATGTCAAGAGAATTGTATTTGGTTATATCACCAAGTACACCACCGGTGAGGttatttttgatgatgctCCCGAGGAAGCCAAGTTCTTGTCTCAAGTGCGTACTCAAGCTGACCTTCCCGATTACGACGTGCAAGAGGATTACCGTCAAATGGTTGTCCAATTTGGTTACACCATTTTGTTCTCGCCAGTGTGGGCTTATTCTCCTTTGGCCTCGTCTATCAACGTGTGGTTCCAAATCCGTGGTGATGCTGCCAAGATTTGTCTCGATGGAAGAAGACCCGTGCCTAGAAGAGCTGAAACTATTGGACCCTGGTTGGGCAACTTGTCGTTTTTGACCTGGTTGTCAAGTTTGACCACTGCCTCGATCATTGCCATGTACTCTGCTCTTAGTAACCATACCGATTCTCTGCTCACTGTGGTTGACGAAAAAGCACACCACCATCCTATTGTTCAAGCTAAGCCCTGGACTATTTTGGCAGTTATTCTTATCTCTGAACATGGCTTCTTTGCTGCTCGTTCTCTCATCAGCGCCATTGTAAAGAGCATTCCTACTAAGGAAGGTTTTGAGGCTGGAAAGAACAGATACGACTTGCGCAAACGTCACTTGAAGAGTGAAGAGATTATCAACGCCAACGTCGTCAGTGAGACAAACCCAGTCGAAAATGAGTGGAAATCTGTCTCTAAGAGAGAGCTATCCGACCAGATTGAAAAGGCCTTGATCCCTCCAAAGACTCTTAAGGACAAGAagaatcaataaatattaaatgTTGATGGGACTATAAACATAAGCATagaggaaaaagaagacgatATGCAGTAAACTAGAAAATaggaacaaaaataataaaaatacattttatatattatatctTGCAAGACTGTCGAATCGTAAGACTTGTGTGATTTGCAGGAGtattaattaaattaaatattGATGATATCTACTCTGGCCCTCTCCCAGACTCTATTAGTCACTgcctcgtcttcatcaccgTCATCACTAGTTGACAAGGGATTAACAGTGATACTTGCAAATGTTCCTGTGCTTCCCTTTGCCAATTGGCCAGGATTGATGGCTACGACATTATTCACAATTTGTGCCGTGTGCTTGAGCATAGAAGGCGTGATTATAATGTCAGGATTACCTTCATAAATAGACGCAAGGCCAAGGTATGGCACATCCAGTCCTGTAGTAATTTGACCATCTCTCCCCTTGGCAGCTGGGAATATTGGGTACACCCTACGTTGTCTGATGACATGTTCCATGGCCATTGTGATTTTATTGGTATTGTCATCACCGTTGATAACAACTAAGTTTGAGACGATATCAGCAATAGAGTCAGTAGTCGAAGCAGTGAAAACAACTTCGTTCAATTGGAAGGTTGCTGGGTTTGAAAGACACTTGAAATTCTTTGGTAACTCAAGAGCTTTACGATCAAGAGGTCGTTGTGGGAATGCTGTATGGTTGGAGATAACATCTTTGACACTTGGAATAATAATTACTTGGATAGATGGGTCAATCGATGTCAAAATCGGTTTGATATATGCTTTGAAAATATCGTCAAGTGTAAAGGTGTCTGGAGATTTATCATATGATTCAGGAATAGTAAATGAGCCAGATTGAACAAGAGGGTGGTTAATGTCAAGAAATGGCCCACTAAGAATTACCGTATCTGGTTTATGTGTCTGCTCATTCACATAATCGATGAACCTTACCAGAGGTTCAAAATCTAGATTGTTTCGCCCCGTGAATGGACCGGACGCTGCAAATACCTGGATTGGGCCATTATCCTGTCTTTGAACATGGTCAAAAAGTTCACTCTTTGCAGTAGCTGTGCCTGGTAACAGTGGTAGGTCTAATATTTTCTTAACAGCGAAATATCTACCATTGGCATTTGACCCACTAAAAGCAACAATTTGGCCTGGGAAAAACGATTGCACCGCACCTTGACCCTCAATGGCATCAAAATTCAACTGGATTCTCATACCTGATGAGAGCCGCCTACTGGATTCCAGCATCATAGATTTGATGTTTATTTTGTCCTCACCTGGCGAATCAGGAACAATTCTGCCAACAGCAATAATATCATCCTGCGAGATGTATGCTGGATTACCAAATAATTTATCATCATAATCATAAGCTTGTTTGACCCAGCTGACAGCATCTTCGATTTGAAGATCTAAAATTTCAGACGCATCACCAAGTTTCTGGTACATAGTACGATAGTTGAATTTTTTAAGATTCACGTTGACAGCAAGTTTCACGCGGTTTTCACTTGATCCCTCAGGAAAGGGCAGTTTTGTGATGTTGCCATTTAAAGTTTCGACAATTCCACGAGAAATTATAGGTTGAGATAGCGAGCGATCAGGGGTCTGAAGCATGCTCATACCACCAGTGCCTCTCATAGGGGAGCTAAGCTGGTCACTTGGAATCGGCGACGAAGATAAAGGAGCATTGGATCGTTGTTTGATACGAGAAGGGGTCTGCATTGGTAACACAGcctttctctttctggaTATAGAGCCCCCACTACCAGGAGTCAGCATGGATGTGAGGATATCAGAAGTTCCATTCAGACGTGAAGGAGTTGGTCGTGAAGCAGAAGACGGAGTATGTCCgttttgctgctgctgctgttgttttctGGATTTCTCTTCCAATTCATTTTGCAGATGTTGTTGGAATGATTTCAGTGTGTCAATATTGAATTCCAAATCGTTATTATCAAGGTAAACAACATAAGACTCCCATTTGTATAACAGGTCCTCAGAAGACAGGGCgaatattttcaacatGGAGTTCCATTCTGAAAGCACCAGCGAGTCTTCAATAGCAGGACCAAGCTTTGAAGACAGAAGTTTCACGTCCATAGTCATTTTGTACAATTATACCTCGACCAACTGAATACTTTGATATTCCTATGAACCTTAGTCGATGGTGGTAACTGAAATCAGAAATTCAATATCTGGTTCGTGATATCTTGCATGAACGTGCGCTTTCGCGTCTCGCGTTTTAATTTACCATTTTAGGATACCCTAATACACCTCTGATCTGAACGACGAtgaatgaaatatttaatattacAAACCGAGTCAACTCAATAGTTTGATAAAGTGAAATTTTAGAATGTAAATAATCTACGGTCGCAGTagactcctgcgaagcaggagcaaccagggtctggggcggagccccagccgccggaggcacaccccgaaACCCATGTATCACGAAACAGGAGAGTCGGACCCTGGTTGGGGCTCGACGTCGATTTCCTGGTATATAAGGTCCTCTTCGAGCTGACCAAGTGTGCTGTAGAAACTGATGTAGTTTTTAGAAGCGAGAGCCGGGTCGAAGACCGAGATCTGGCTGGAACCGGCGTAGAGGATGTCGTCTTCCCAACCACTTCTATTACAAGTGACAAAGGCTATTTTCCGTTTTGGAGGGCTTTTAATGAACGGGTTCATTCTCACAAACCAGTAATTAAGAGTAGATACGTCTGGTTCCAGAGGATCCATTTCATGCTCGagttgtttcttcttcagttgtTTCGCTTCGTCTGAGGTCTGTAAACTGGGACTTTCGCTATTGAGCCATGCCATTGGACACAGGATCAGTGACACATCATTCTCTAGAGCAGAATTAGCAAACTCGAATTTCTCAAAAGGGGCTTCGAATTTATACGGGTTGAGATCCATGCAAATGCCCACCTGCACCTTCAAACCTTTGAGGGCGACTGATTCGAACTCTGGAGTGTAGCTTTGAAACCCATCAGGACTCTCAGAACAGCCCCAGTCTACATCTGCCGAGTATAAAAAGGACTTCCTATAGTTGAATAGCACTTTGCCAGAGGGAGAAAACATGGCTGCCGAGTTGTAGATGTTGTTCGATTTCGAGCACAATTCCGGGTACCCGACCAAAGTGTGGCAATTCAGCGATTTGGAGATATCCATAGCCCATTTCGAGCTCACCCCCGAGCTTGTCGGTTCCAAATAGGGCGTAATATGGTCTCTCGACTTGAAATTGTACCCCGTGAACGCCAGTTCCGGCAGAATCAGCAGATCCAGCGGCCGCCGATTCGGCTGTCCAGTCTCATTCAAAAACCCATGGTTCCTCAAAATCCTATTAGCCCTCTCAATATTAGCCGACACCTGCCCAATCCGCGGGTTCAGCTGTAGCACCGCGACATTCAGCTTCCTCGACAGCATCCCACGAACATGAAACAAGTTAATTTTCCTTCTGCTCTGCATGCATTTATCCGACTTCGATCCGTACTGGGCCTGGAGGGGGGGAAcattgtgcctccggcggctggggctctgccccagaccccgtggctcctgcttcgcaggagtttgcgAGGTCAGTATGGATGGCTCAGAGAgggtggaccctgcatgttcggacgcagggtccacgCAGGGACCCCTAAACCCCGAgtcgagcgcagcgagacgagcagcggggtctggggcggagccccagccgccggaggcacaggcCCCCAAACAGAAATCATAAGCTTTTATTGAAATAGTCGTCAACAGTGATTATAGCCAATCAAAGGTCCtctatatatttacattaAACCGGCTTTTAgttttcagcagcagtctcgACGGGAGCGGGGGCAGGAGCGCTCTCGGTAGCGGGTTCGGTCGAGGGAGCAGCGTCGGTAGATGGCTGGGTGTCTTCAGTAGTCTTGTTCTCCTTGTCCTTgttttctctctctctgttTCTGTCATTAggtcctcttcttctcttgtTATCGTTTCGGTTACGGTTATTGTTATCACCgcctcttctcttcttgttgttgtgaaCATCGTCCTTGAAAGCGTTGAACTTGCGGTAGTTCTTACCACTGGCATGGGCAGTGAATCCGTGCTCGGCTGCCTTCATATCGACATAAGCTTGCTTAGACATGGTCAAAAGCTCGACATCGTTATATTTGGGCTTGGGGTCTAAAGCAAGGAACTTCTCTGCATCCTCAAGACTGGCAAACTCCACAAACACAGACGACTTGAACTTCTTGTCGTTATCTCTTCTAAGACGCACTTGCTTGAACTTTCCGAATGTCTCGAAAAACTTCTCAATATCAAACTGCGAAGTAGCAGTCTCTTCACCGAAACCTTTGGCATAGATAGATCTGGCAAAGGCATCctgcttctcttctttcttggGCTCTACAAGAGGAATCTTTCTTCTGACAAGCTCTCCATCTTCTGAAACTTCCAGAAGCTCTTTAGATCCACGCAGagcctcaacaacagcactGACGGGTCTGAATCTCTTCATACGGGCAAACATACAAATGGTAGCAATAGGAACCCAGCCCTCGTTCTTGAGCGACAGCTTGTACAAAAATTTATCATTAGGAAGGTTTTCGTTGGAAAAGTAGAACTCCACCTGCTTCAAGATCTCGGCTGGATCAGACGACTCTGGAAGAACTGAAGCATCCGACTTGACATTCGAGCTCTTAGCAGCTGTGGATGCAGCAGCGGTTTCtgtagtggtggtgctggcaGGCACTCCGTTATCTTGAACCTTAACTGGCTCGGCAACTGCAACGTTCTCGCTCATATTTTATACCGGAATTTGTGTGTTTTTACTGTGGATACCGACAGGAAAGAGCAGCAAATGACCGTGGACTCTGTCTATCTCTCCGTGATCTGTACACTTCTCTCGCAGCTGGATCAATATATGTacgtgaaaaaaaaaattgtcCCTCGAAATGCGCCCTAACCCACATTTTATTATGGGCGGTCAGGGTCCTCCTGGGTTCATTTCTGGGGTTTTATTAGGGATTGgtttgtgcctccggcggctggggctccgccccagaccccgtggctcctgcttcgcaggagtttcgtCGGGTTTTCAGATGAGTTGGGTGTGTTCAGGACTAAGGGAGCCTGGTTCTTGGGTTCTGGAAACAGGGTCAGATGGAGAGATAAGACTGATTAATTAATCTCGTTTATAAACTTATAATTTAGACGGTCTACCAACACGGACTACACCGTCTTGCATGAATGAACAGACTAACTTGTGGTCAGCATCGTACATACGACCTTTGTAAAGTCCTCTGCCATCAACTGCTCGATCAGTGTAGGTCTCCATGGTCAGCCATTCTTCGTCGACTTTAGGATCCATGTCATGAAGCACGAATGAATGGTCAATGGATGCGATTCCTCGGATGTAGTAGGGTTCATCTTGAATGTTAAGGATGGTGAAGAGTGAGTTACGATCAGAGGTATATAGCAATGCTGCTACATGCATGTTGGGATTGGTCGTCAACTTGTCGTGCGATCTGAAATAATGCATGATTCTTCGGTCTGCTAGAGGcttatttttgttgtaaGGCTTGGTGTCTAGTTTTCGAAGGTCGATAGGATGCTTTTCTGGCTCCATACCCTCGTTCTTAGCCCATACAATGTATGCTTCAGTGTCCACATCAGGTGCAATTGGCGTCGCGAgaatctcttcttttgttctACGCAGTTCAGGTTCCAGATCTCGCTGAAAGTCTAACACACTCTTTTCACGAGCTTTGTATGAGCCAATAGCAATGAAACATAGCTTCTTGGACTCGAAATTGAAATTCGCCATATCTGACTCGTCCAGTTGGTAGACCTTGATAGTTCTAGTCGAGTATGACCGACCATTTCTGAGCTTTTCTACTAAGTAGATAAAAGGAACGTCGCTTCTTCCTGGCAGAATGAACTCGCCATGAAAGTTCTAAGTTAAGTTAGTTAAAACTCCAATCTGTAATCTAGCTCCCATTCGCGAACTgcttttcaaaaaaaataaaaagcaaGCTACTAGCAGAGAGTATCgtatcaagaaaaaatattaatatccCAGGATAAAACCTTTCCTACTTACATGacagatatatttttcgCCAACCGTCAGAGACCCGGCATATGCTGCTTGGGCAAGCACATGACCACCTATAAGAGTTAGTCAAAACAATATCCAAATACTAATATAACCATCTCAATACCATGATACTGTGATCTTATGATATTATCCAGCCCATGAAGACCCATGAGTCtaatcagcatcaacaacaaaatatcaTTGTACATTGATCGATCCTGTCATGGGCTATGGCTACTCAGATCCTAactatcaacagcatcagcatctgTTGCACGACAAGTGCAATATAAACTTAAACTGGTAACATACCAAAAACTCCTGGGGCAGATGCTGGTTGGAAAGGAACCACAGTGGACTGGAAACACCAAAAATCTTCACGAAGACCTGGAATGTCGGGAACTTCCCGGAGACCCATCAGATCCACAAAGGTCTTATTTGGAGGATCTATAAGTTTGAAATCTACGGGCATTCtgaattatttttcttttagtATTTCACACTCAGCCACAATTCAAAGAACAGTCGGTTTGGATGGTTAAACGATAGAAATTCACAATTACGATACAGTTGACTAATATCGCGATCGCACGGGCCTCTAGGTATATAAATGTAAGAGTACTGTAGTACAAAATGTATGTGTAAAAAAAGTACCGAAGCCAACTGCTGTGAACTAGCCGAGAAATTGTGGGGAAATCGGTTATAGGTTAAACTCCCAGGCCCCTTACCTTAATCTGCCATCGGCATGTGCTACAGCCGGATTCCGTCCAGATTTATATTGTTCTAGCGAGTTTCCAGCCCCCTGGCACTCTTGGGCCGAGGTGAAACCTGTCTCGAACATCACTTTACTTTCTCAACCTCTGGGTTCTTAAACGATCCAGCCTGGACTCACCGAAATTCAAGCTCGAGCATGTGATCGCGTGAACGGcgtcctgcctccggcggctggggctccgccccagaccctggttgctcctgcttcgcaggagatgactgggccgtcgacgaaacgactcgagcgaagcgagaggagcagccagggtctggggcggagccccagccgccggaggcacaccctccTCCCGGAAATTTATgctaataaatatatattgaaCAGAGAAGTAAATGCAGAGTGGTCTGTATGCAGGGGCGAGTTTATCATGCAGAGTCTGGCGGTTAGCCAGAGTAGTTGGTTTGGAGTGACATTGACAGTGGGGTGGTATCGTTGGCATTGACGTCGTCGTAGTCTTCTAAGAGGGGTTGTTGGTGGGTTGAGGACCGGTAGTGGATGGCTGGGGTGGTGGAATGGAGTCCGGCAATGGTCGAGGAGCCCGAGTCTGCGGTGTGTGAATGGGGATGGGGGTGGGAGCGACTGGATCTAGAGTGCgattggtggtgatgatgccGGTGCTCGTCAGAGTCTCGGAACTCAGGCCGCTCGTTTCCGTAGCACATTCGTTGGATGAGAATGGTGATGTCGAAACAGACGGTACCAGCTGAGCCAATAAGGAAGGGGAGTTCGTTCAGGAGGAAAGCATGTCCTTTGGCACCTCGTGCTTCTGGTGACAGCAGAATCGACAGTGTGTATGTGACATTTCCAGTGAGAGCAGCAGAGAAAAGCAGCATAGATGTTCCCCAGGTGGACTTACGACGGAAGTTCTTGTAGATTTGAGGCATGCGTGAAGTTACATAGAGTGCAGCACATATCCAAGCAGACATTCGGCCAATACTCTCAGAATCAAGCCAAGCTCTCGTGGCAACTGTGGCTCCTGTAGCAAGAACGTTGGATACCTCGCTGATAGGGGCAGCTCGTACTTTAGTAAATGAAGAGATGAATGAAGAGGTGAGCATGGCTTTTAGACCCGAACTACTAAGGGAGCGAACTGTCTTCTTGGAGATGGCAATAGGTGCCGAAGTTTGGTGAGCTAATATCTCACTACCTGTACTGATTACAGCATCAGTGCTTTCTTCGTCAGAAGAGTCCTTGCCATCGAGAATGATTTGACGTCGATGTTCTCGAGATGAATAGTAGATGTACTGCAAGCCGAGCACAATGTCGATATTGACATAATAGAATCCGAGAAgagtttgaaaaggaaGTTGATGCGTTAATAGACAGCCCAGTAGATTGGTAAAATCTCCAATAAACCAGTTTAGAAGGAAGCCCCATGATAACCCATCAACCGACTGGTTAATGTAGTTTTCTGCCACTTGTGGAAGCTGGGCTCCCAGCCAGGCTATAAATGATATATGGCCAAATACCCAAGAAAAGGCAGAGATGTTGCCATACACGCAGTTTCCTGTCAAATAATAGATCCACCTGATCAGATGGTCTTCTCCGTCTAATAAAGGACATGACATGGTTGTGGGTCCAGAAGTATGGAATGCTGATAGAATGGATGTCGTATTTCCACTCATGATGGAAATAGAGTATGGCGACGGATATGATCGGGATATGAGTTGACAAAATAACTAGCAATTCATCAAATATGATGTTGAAGGAGGAAATGCGGTTGTTGATAAATACGGTAAGGATGTGAATGAGAATATAAAGCTGAACTACAAGGTCGGTAAGCGGATCAGACAAGCTACTGGTGGGTCCAGGAAATTTATCAGGTACGTTACCCAAATCTAAGGGTTCTACCCAAATGTATTCTGTAACGAGAGAAAACCTGGGTTGATTCTATTACTGACAGATCAGGGTCTCAGAAGTCGCGATGATAACAAGATTATCTACAGACAGATAAGAAAGCcagaaaatcaaaactGAAAGATATTGAATACAAAAAATTGAGCCAAAATGAAGGAAAGAACCAAAAATCCTAACCAGAGAAATGAACCGTAATTACCGTGCCGATGTTaataaacaacaaacaGGTTGTACGCGCCAGTGCCGCTTATTACAGCTCGATTGTC from Sugiyamaella lignohabitans strain CBS 10342 chromosome D, complete sequence includes the following:
- the YPQ2 gene encoding Ypq2p (Putative vacuolar membrane transporter for cationic amino acids; likely contributes to amino acid homeostasis by exporting cationic amino acids from the vacuole; member of the PQ-loop family, with seven transmembrane domains; mutant phenotype is functionally complemented by rat PQLC2 vacuolar transporter; GO_component: GO:0000329 - fungal-type vacuole membrane [Evidence IDA] [PMID 14562095]; GO_component: GO:0071627 - integral component of fungal-type vacuolar membrane [Evidence IDA] [PMID 23169667]; GO_component: GO:0016021 - integral component of membrane [Evidence IEA]; GO_component: GO:0016021 - integral component of membrane [Evidence ISM] [PMID 12192589]; GO_component: GO:0016020 - membrane [Evidence IEA]; GO_component: GO:0005774 - vacuolar membrane [Evidence IEA]; GO_component: GO:0005773 - vacuole [Evidence IEA]; GO_function: GO:0015326 - cationic amino acid transmembrane transporter activity [Evidence IMP,ISO] [PMID 23169667]; GO_process: GO:0006865 - amino acid transport [Evidence IEA]; GO_process: GO:0034488 - basic amino acid transmembrane export from vacuole [Evidence IMP,ISO] [PMID 23169667]; GO_process: GO:0006810 - transport [Evidence IEA]) translates to MSGNTTSILSAFHTSGPTTMSCPLLDGEDHLIRWIYYLTGNCVYGNISAFSWVFGHISFIAWLGAQLPQVAENYINQSVDGLSWGFLLNWFIGDFTNLLGCLLTHQLPFQTLLGFYYVNIDIVLGLQYIYYSSREHRRQIILDGKDSSDEESTDAVISTGSEILAHQTSAPIAISKKTVRSLSSSGLKAMLTSSFISSFTKVRAAPISEVSNVLATGATVATRAWLDSESIGRMSAWICAALYVTSRMPQIYKNFRRKSTWGTSMLLFSAALTGNVTYTLSILLSPEARGAKGHAFLLNELPFLIGSAGTVCFDITILIQRMCYGNERPEFRDSDEHRHHHHQSHSRSSRSHPHPHSHTADSGSSTIAGLHSTTPAIHYRSSTHQQPLLEDYDDVNANDTTPLSMSLQTNYSG